A section of the Paenibacillus yonginensis genome encodes:
- the xseB gene encoding exodeoxyribonuclease VII small subunit — MEEQKQELSFEEAMSELEAIVSQLEHGDVPLEKAIDLFQQGMKLSQLCGQKLEQVERKIEMIVEVDGAAVKKPYSENGGGSGDFA; from the coding sequence ATGGAAGAACAGAAACAGGAACTGAGTTTTGAAGAGGCCATGAGCGAACTGGAGGCGATTGTCTCCCAGCTGGAGCATGGGGATGTGCCGCTTGAGAAAGCGATTGATCTGTTCCAGCAGGGGATGAAGCTGTCCCAGCTCTGCGGTCAGAAATTGGAGCAGGTGGAACGGAAGATCGAAATGATTGTTGAGGTTGACGGAGCCGCCGTGAAGAAACCCTACAGTGAAAACGGCGGAGGAAGCGGTGATTTTGCTTGA
- the dxs gene encoding 1-deoxy-D-xylulose-5-phosphate synthase produces MLLSQINGPEDLKQLSVDELASLAAEIRQFLIEKLSVTGGHLASNLGVVELTLALHYRYNSPTDKFIYDVGHQAYVHKMLTGRMDQFDTLRKLNGLCGFVKRRESEHDVWEAGHSSTSLSAAMGMALARDLKGENFKVVPIIGDGALTGGMAFEALNHIGHEKKKLMVILNDNEMSIAPNVGALHNYLSRIRSDRTYLRAKDEIEILLRKIPAIGGKLAKTAEKVKDSLKYMMVPGILFEELGFTYLGPVDGHDIQKLLETFKQADNVEGPVLVHVLTTKGKGYKPAEADSYKWHGISPYKIESGQVLKAVGNPMYTEVFGQTLIELAEQDERIVAVTPAMPGGSGLIPFSERFPDRMIDVGIAEQHAATMCAALAMEGMKPVYAVYSTFMQRAYDQIVHDICRHNANVMFAIDRAGFVGADGETHQGAYDIAFMRHIPNLVMMMPKDENELRHMMKTALDYNDGPIAYRYPRVNGTGVKLDEELVSIPIGSWQKLREGEGIAIAAIGPMVQVAEEAADQLKSAGIKVTVINARFLKPLDSAMLLEVVKSHGTMLVLEEASQAGSLGSAILEFYAEHEITGIDIKLMGIPDRFIEHGSIKEQREQVGLTVEAVVQKVQQAKAEQAFAYGKKTLPS; encoded by the coding sequence ATGCTGCTTTCGCAAATCAACGGGCCTGAGGATCTCAAACAGTTGTCCGTCGATGAGCTTGCATCGCTGGCGGCGGAGATCCGTCAGTTTCTGATTGAGAAGCTTTCCGTCACCGGCGGCCATCTGGCTTCCAACTTGGGCGTGGTGGAACTGACGCTGGCGCTTCATTACCGCTATAACAGCCCCACGGACAAATTTATTTATGATGTCGGTCATCAGGCGTACGTACATAAAATGCTGACCGGCAGAATGGACCAATTTGATACGCTTCGCAAATTAAATGGCTTATGCGGCTTTGTTAAACGGCGGGAAAGCGAACACGATGTCTGGGAAGCCGGGCACAGCAGCACTTCTTTGTCTGCAGCAATGGGCATGGCGCTGGCTCGAGATCTGAAGGGCGAGAATTTTAAGGTCGTTCCGATTATCGGTGATGGAGCACTGACGGGAGGCATGGCTTTTGAAGCCTTGAATCACATCGGCCATGAGAAAAAGAAGCTGATGGTTATTCTGAACGACAACGAGATGTCTATAGCCCCCAACGTTGGGGCGCTGCACAATTATTTGTCGCGGATTCGTTCGGACCGCACCTATTTGCGTGCCAAAGATGAAATTGAAATTCTGCTGCGAAAAATTCCGGCCATTGGCGGCAAACTCGCCAAGACGGCTGAGAAAGTCAAGGACAGCCTCAAATATATGATGGTTCCCGGCATTTTGTTCGAGGAGCTTGGCTTTACCTATTTGGGACCCGTAGACGGTCATGATATCCAGAAGCTGCTGGAGACATTTAAGCAGGCCGATAACGTAGAGGGGCCTGTACTTGTTCATGTCTTAACAACCAAAGGCAAAGGCTACAAGCCTGCTGAAGCAGATTCTTATAAATGGCACGGCATCTCGCCGTACAAAATTGAATCCGGCCAAGTGCTCAAAGCTGTAGGCAATCCGATGTACACGGAGGTTTTCGGGCAGACTCTAATTGAACTGGCCGAGCAGGACGAACGGATTGTGGCGGTAACGCCGGCCATGCCGGGCGGCTCCGGTCTTATTCCTTTCTCGGAAAGGTTTCCGGACCGGATGATTGATGTAGGTATTGCCGAGCAGCATGCAGCCACGATGTGCGCAGCGCTTGCAATGGAAGGCATGAAGCCCGTATATGCGGTATATTCGACTTTTATGCAGCGGGCTTATGACCAGATCGTTCACGATATATGCCGGCATAACGCAAACGTCATGTTTGCGATTGACCGGGCCGGCTTCGTCGGCGCGGACGGAGAAACACATCAGGGGGCCTACGACATTGCCTTCATGCGCCATATTCCTAACCTTGTCATGATGATGCCGAAGGATGAGAATGAGCTTCGCCATATGATGAAGACGGCGCTTGACTATAATGACGGCCCGATTGCTTACCGTTATCCTCGCGTGAACGGAACCGGCGTTAAACTGGACGAGGAGCTGGTTTCGATTCCGATCGGCAGCTGGCAGAAGCTTCGTGAGGGCGAAGGCATCGCGATTGCGGCGATCGGACCTATGGTTCAGGTGGCCGAAGAGGCTGCCGATCAACTGAAATCGGCAGGGATCAAAGTAACCGTAATCAACGCCCGCTTCCTCAAACCGCTGGATTCGGCCATGCTGCTCGAAGTGGTGAAGTCCCACGGAACGATGCTGGTGCTGGAAGAAGCAAGCCAAGCCGGCAGTCTGGGCAGCGCGATTCTGGAGTTTTACGCTGAGCATGAAATCACCGGGATCGACATCAAGCTGATGGGCATTCCCGACCGGTTTATTGAGCACGGCAGCATCAAGGAACAGCGCGAGCAGGTCGGTTTGACGGTTGAAGCGGTTGTACAGAAGGTTCAGCAGGCCAAAGCCGAGCAAGCTTTTGCTTATGGTAAAAAAACGCTGCCTTCTTGA
- the xseA gene encoding exodeoxyribonuclease VII large subunit, translating into MPKGVRQPDKGGFAVEQRIYSIKELNRYIRMKMESDPLLSEVWVRGEISNFTHHSSGHMYFTLKDADSRIKSIMFASHNQRLPFIPKEGSRVIARGNVSVFERDGQYQFYATHMQPDGIGSLYLAYEQLKKKLGQEGLFEASIKKAIPKFPRSIGVVTSPTGAAVRDIMITLQRRYPQAHIVLYPVLVQGKGAAPSIVKAIRELNRMGEADVLIVGRGGGSLEELWAFNEEIVARAIHDSAIPIISAVGHETDFTIADFVADLRAATPTAAAELAVPHIADLKELLRQLQRSLRQGLQHKASRERERLARLQRSPALTQPRRQVLQHVQRLDMLKHRLSRTMDSRVKLTAGRYGRLHETLLRFHPQAQLNQASAREDELTRRLKQSMAALLKERSAALGGAIRQLDALSPLKVMSRGYSLVYDEQEQKLIKSINQVQPGDQVKIKITDGVLDCQVWGIKPEGEEHGRTETGTEF; encoded by the coding sequence ATGCCGAAAGGTGTCCGGCAGCCTGATAAAGGAGGCTTTGCTGTGGAACAGCGCATTTATTCCATCAAGGAACTAAACCGGTATATTCGGATGAAAATGGAAAGCGATCCGCTTTTGTCCGAGGTATGGGTCCGCGGGGAAATTTCCAACTTCACGCATCATTCCAGCGGACATATGTATTTCACACTTAAGGATGCGGACAGCCGGATTAAAAGCATCATGTTCGCTTCGCATAACCAGAGGCTGCCTTTCATTCCGAAGGAAGGCTCACGGGTGATTGCCAGAGGCAATGTGTCGGTGTTTGAACGGGATGGACAATATCAATTTTATGCCACGCATATGCAGCCGGACGGAATTGGCAGCTTATATCTGGCTTATGAGCAGCTGAAGAAGAAGCTGGGGCAGGAAGGTCTGTTTGAAGCTTCGATCAAGAAGGCAATCCCGAAATTTCCGCGCAGCATCGGTGTGGTAACCTCGCCAACGGGTGCGGCGGTGCGCGATATTATGATTACGCTGCAGAGAAGGTATCCGCAGGCGCATATTGTCCTCTATCCCGTGCTGGTGCAGGGGAAAGGCGCAGCGCCCTCGATCGTCAAGGCCATCCGCGAGCTGAACCGCATGGGCGAGGCGGATGTACTCATTGTGGGCCGCGGCGGCGGCTCGCTTGAAGAGCTGTGGGCCTTCAACGAAGAGATCGTAGCCAGAGCGATCCATGATTCGGCGATCCCGATTATTTCGGCCGTCGGGCACGAAACGGACTTTACGATCGCCGACTTTGTGGCCGACCTGCGGGCGGCCACGCCGACAGCTGCGGCCGAGCTTGCGGTGCCGCATATCGCGGATTTGAAGGAGCTGCTGCGCCAGCTCCAGCGTTCGCTGCGGCAGGGGCTGCAGCACAAGGCGTCCCGCGAGCGCGAGCGCCTCGCGCGCCTGCAAAGGTCGCCGGCGCTGACGCAGCCGCGCCGCCAGGTGCTTCAGCATGTCCAGCGGCTGGACATGCTGAAGCACCGGCTGTCCCGCACGATGGACAGCCGGGTCAAGCTGACAGCCGGCCGCTACGGGCGGCTGCATGAAACGCTGCTGCGCTTCCATCCGCAGGCGCAGCTGAACCAGGCTTCAGCCCGCGAGGATGAGCTGACCCGCCGGCTGAAGCAAAGCATGGCTGCGCTGCTCAAAGAGCGCTCCGCTGCACTTGGCGGCGCGATCAGGCAGCTCGATGCGCTGAGTCCGCTCAAGGTGATGAGCCGCGGCTACAGCCTTGTCTATGATGAGCAGGAACAAAAGCTGATCAAATCGATCAACCAGGTGCAGCCGGGCGATCAGGTGAAGATCAAAATCACCGACGGGGTGCTTGACTGCCAGGTTTGGGGCATAAAGCCGGAAGGAGAAGAGCATGGAAGAACAGAAACAGGAACTGAGTTTTGA
- the amaP gene encoding alkaline shock response membrane anchor protein AmaP translates to MAKILDRILLFIYSLSIGIISVIAILLLTNAVPVSLSSRDQNRLYIAVLVAAVLLFLFSIRFFYISIRRDRSSLPSIDQRTEFGDIQISVETIENLSYKAASRVRGVRDVKTRIRVSESGLEIHVRALVDGETAIPPLTEEVQKQVHDQVEEITGIPVSYVSVYIANLVQSPVIKSRVE, encoded by the coding sequence GTGGCAAAGATTTTAGACAGGATTTTGCTTTTTATATATAGCCTGAGCATTGGCATTATCAGTGTAATTGCAATCCTCCTCCTAACGAATGCCGTTCCGGTCTCTTTGAGCTCGCGCGATCAAAATAGACTTTATATAGCCGTCCTGGTAGCAGCGGTTCTTCTATTCCTGTTCAGCATCCGTTTCTTCTATATTTCGATCCGCAGGGATCGTTCCTCGCTGCCGTCAATCGATCAAAGAACCGAATTTGGCGATATCCAGATTTCGGTGGAGACGATTGAGAATCTTTCGTATAAAGCCGCTTCGCGCGTGCGCGGAGTCCGTGATGTGAAGACAAGAATCCGGGTTTCCGAATCCGGTCTTGAAATCCATGTCCGTGCTCTTGTCGACGGGGAAACAGCGATTCCTCCCCTTACGGAAGAAGTGCAGAAGCAGGTTCATGATCAGGTGGAAGAAATTACCGGCATTCCGGTTTCTTATGTCTCCGTATATATTGCCAACCTGGTGCAATCGCCGGTGATTAAGAGCCGGGTGGAATAG
- the nusB gene encoding transcription antitermination factor NusB: MKKRLTRELAVQSLYQMEMNEVGAQEAVMMLLTEAAEDNESGVDSVGNPDEAREQIMGLVAGVTEHKTAIDGMLEQYLKNWQISRLSRVDRQVLRLAAYEMIFREDVPAKVAVNEAIELAKHFGTEESGKFVNGVLGKMIQDLDKLKN; encoded by the coding sequence GTGAAAAAGCGTTTAACTAGAGAACTTGCGGTACAAAGCTTGTACCAGATGGAAATGAATGAAGTCGGCGCCCAGGAGGCCGTAATGATGCTGCTCACCGAAGCGGCAGAAGACAATGAAAGCGGAGTTGACAGCGTAGGCAATCCTGATGAAGCCAGAGAACAGATCATGGGTTTGGTGGCAGGAGTAACCGAGCACAAAACCGCCATTGACGGAATGCTGGAGCAGTATCTGAAGAACTGGCAGATCAGCCGCTTGTCCCGGGTGGACCGGCAGGTACTCCGTTTGGCCGCTTATGAGATGATCTTCCGCGAGGACGTGCCAGCCAAGGTAGCCGTCAACGAAGCGATTGAATTGGCCAAACATTTTGGCACCGAGGAATCGGGCAAGTTTGTCAACGGGGTACTGGGGAAAATGATACAGGATCTGGACAAGCTCAAAAACTAA
- the accB gene encoding acetyl-CoA carboxylase biotin carboxyl carrier protein, with translation MFKLNEIKELIKLVDETSVHELEIENEGTRLMIRKPGKTEVVQVAAAPVVQAPAPAAAAAVELTQEAKAPERKAADSNLHTIASPMVGTFYRASSPDAGPFVNKGDRVSDKTVVCIIEAMKLMNEIEAEVKGEIVDILVENGQLVEYGQPLFLVKPE, from the coding sequence ATGTTTAAATTGAATGAAATTAAAGAATTGATCAAATTGGTGGATGAAACCTCTGTCCACGAACTGGAAATTGAGAACGAAGGAACTCGCCTGATGATTCGCAAACCGGGTAAAACCGAAGTCGTTCAGGTTGCGGCAGCCCCGGTTGTTCAGGCTCCTGCTCCTGCAGCAGCGGCTGCAGTTGAGCTGACGCAAGAAGCCAAAGCTCCGGAACGGAAAGCGGCGGATTCCAATTTACATACAATCGCTTCTCCGATGGTAGGGACCTTCTATCGTGCTTCCTCCCCGGATGCTGGTCCTTTCGTGAATAAGGGCGACCGCGTTTCGGACAAGACGGTAGTCTGCATTATCGAAGCGATGAAGCTGATGAACGAAATTGAAGCCGAAGTCAAAGGCGAAATCGTTGATATTTTGGTTGAAAACGGACAGCTTGTGGAATATGGACAGCCCCTCTTTTTGGTGAAGCCGGAATAA
- a CDS encoding polyprenyl synthetase family protein, with protein sequence MEQVCGQVNTALESFLPGDWQVPGTLKEAMQYSLTAGGKRLRPLLVIAAAESLGGSREAAMPVACAVEMIHTYSLIHDDLPAMDNDDFRRGKPTNHKVFGEAAAILAGDGLLTHAFYSVAQASRRYHVPAEQTLAIVEELSRYAGPCGMVGGQAADMEAEQGVTDLDGLRYIHEHKTGDLIVFALKAGGRIASASPRQLDALERFGRNIGFAFQIQDDILDLVGDEAKLGKSTQSDVKMEKVTYPYFAGLEASRAEVARLTAEAKGALEDGGIPDPARLFEISDFLLKRDH encoded by the coding sequence ATGGAGCAAGTTTGCGGTCAGGTGAATACCGCTCTTGAAAGCTTTTTGCCCGGTGATTGGCAGGTTCCCGGCACGCTTAAAGAGGCTATGCAATATTCGCTGACGGCCGGGGGAAAAAGATTGCGTCCGCTGCTGGTAATTGCCGCAGCCGAAAGCCTTGGCGGAAGCCGGGAGGCGGCCATGCCGGTCGCATGTGCAGTGGAGATGATTCATACCTACTCCCTCATTCATGATGATCTTCCGGCTATGGACAACGATGATTTCAGACGGGGCAAACCAACCAATCACAAGGTGTTTGGAGAGGCAGCGGCCATATTGGCCGGGGACGGCCTGCTGACCCATGCTTTTTACAGTGTGGCCCAGGCCTCCCGCAGATACCATGTGCCGGCCGAACAAACCTTGGCTATCGTGGAGGAATTGTCCCGTTATGCCGGTCCTTGCGGCATGGTGGGGGGACAAGCTGCGGATATGGAAGCGGAGCAAGGGGTTACGGATCTGGATGGACTCCGGTATATCCATGAACATAAAACCGGCGATCTGATCGTATTCGCCTTAAAGGCCGGCGGCAGAATCGCTTCGGCATCTCCGCGCCAGCTTGATGCGCTAGAGCGGTTTGGCCGCAATATCGGGTTTGCCTTTCAGATTCAAGACGATATTCTGGATCTGGTCGGGGACGAAGCCAAGCTTGGGAAGAGTACGCAAAGCGATGTCAAGATGGAGAAGGTCACCTATCCTTATTTTGCCGGACTTGAGGCTTCCCGTGCGGAAGTGGCCAGATTAACCGCAGAGGCGAAAGGTGCTCTGGAGGATGGCGGGATTCCGGATCCGGCCCGTTTGTTTGAAATATCAGACTTCCTGCTGAAACGCGACCATTAA
- a CDS encoding TlyA family RNA methyltransferase, with product MSGSGTKERVDVLLVEQGFFESREKAKTAIMAGLVYDEHGRVEKAGTKLPRTAVLKVKGAVHPYVSRGGLKLEKAIKQFEIPLHDRIMLDIGSSTGGFTDCALQHGASYVYAIDVGYNQLDWSLRNDERVNVKERTNFRYMTPEDLDGPEPDFASIDVSFISLRIILPPLKQLLKRPADVVALIKPQFEAGREKVGKSGVVRDAKVHEEVLMHVLSFAEELGFQIKGLTFSPITGGEGNIEFLAHLGLEPEGASALQEPYSWTETAKEIVARASKTFRSAPGHSSAN from the coding sequence ATGTCAGGTTCAGGGACCAAAGAACGGGTAGACGTGCTGCTCGTCGAACAGGGCTTTTTTGAAAGCCGGGAGAAAGCCAAGACCGCTATTATGGCCGGATTGGTATACGATGAACATGGCCGTGTGGAGAAGGCAGGCACCAAACTTCCGCGCACAGCTGTGCTTAAAGTGAAGGGGGCCGTTCACCCTTATGTTAGCCGGGGAGGCCTGAAGCTGGAGAAAGCGATCAAACAATTCGAGATCCCGCTTCATGACCGGATTATGCTGGACATAGGCTCCTCAACTGGCGGATTCACTGACTGTGCGCTGCAGCATGGAGCTTCTTATGTGTACGCGATTGACGTGGGATACAATCAGCTGGACTGGAGTCTTCGTAATGATGAGCGTGTCAACGTCAAAGAGCGGACTAATTTCCGTTACATGACGCCGGAGGATCTCGACGGGCCTGAGCCCGATTTTGCGAGCATAGACGTTTCGTTCATATCGCTGCGCATTATTTTGCCTCCGCTCAAACAGCTGTTGAAACGGCCGGCGGATGTTGTTGCCTTAATTAAACCTCAGTTTGAAGCAGGCAGGGAAAAGGTGGGCAAATCCGGAGTAGTCAGGGATGCCAAGGTGCATGAGGAAGTTCTGATGCACGTCTTGTCCTTTGCCGAGGAGCTCGGCTTTCAGATCAAAGGGCTCACTTTCTCTCCGATTACAGGCGGGGAAGGAAATATCGAGTTTCTGGCTCACCTGGGTCTGGAGCCGGAAGGCGCAAGCGCCTTGCAGGAACCGTATTCCTGGACGGAGACGGCCAAGGAAATTGTTGCTCGGGCTTCAAAGACCTTCCGCTCAGCGCCTGGGCATTCATCAGCAAATTAA
- the folD gene encoding bifunctional methylenetetrahydrofolate dehydrogenase/methenyltetrahydrofolate cyclohydrolase FolD, whose amino-acid sequence MTAPIINGKQVSEEIRSQIRIEVEELKGKGVQPGLAVVLVGEDPASQVYVRNKEKACVDLGFYSEVHRLPASTTQEELLVLIDKLNGQASIHGILVQLPLPSHIHEKSVIDAISVEKDVDGFHPVNVGNLVIGDDSLLPCTPAGVIELIKRAGIEISGKHAVVIGRSNIVGKPVSLLLQRENATVTMCHSRTANMKELTKQADIVVVAIGRANFVDASYIKPGAVVIDVGMNRLENGKLAGDVDFASVQEVSGPITPVPGGVGPMTITMLMKNTLIAAKRLNGLTV is encoded by the coding sequence ATGACAGCACCTATTATCAACGGGAAACAGGTATCAGAAGAAATTCGCAGCCAGATTCGCATTGAAGTAGAAGAGCTTAAAGGAAAGGGAGTCCAGCCAGGTCTTGCCGTCGTGCTTGTCGGGGAAGATCCGGCCTCCCAGGTTTACGTCCGCAATAAAGAGAAGGCCTGCGTAGATCTTGGCTTTTATTCCGAGGTTCATCGCCTTCCGGCCTCTACGACCCAGGAAGAACTGCTTGTGCTGATTGACAAACTGAATGGACAAGCCAGCATCCATGGCATTTTGGTTCAGCTGCCGCTTCCTTCCCATATCCATGAGAAATCGGTGATCGACGCCATTTCGGTAGAGAAGGATGTCGACGGGTTCCACCCGGTTAATGTAGGCAATTTAGTGATCGGGGACGACAGCCTGCTGCCTTGTACACCGGCTGGAGTTATCGAGCTGATTAAACGTGCGGGCATTGAAATCAGCGGCAAACATGCCGTTGTCATCGGCCGCAGCAACATTGTCGGCAAACCGGTTTCCCTGCTGCTGCAGCGTGAGAATGCCACAGTTACGATGTGCCATTCCCGCACAGCGAATATGAAAGAACTGACCAAACAGGCGGATATCGTCGTGGTGGCGATCGGCCGCGCCAATTTTGTGGATGCTTCCTACATTAAACCGGGTGCGGTTGTCATCGACGTCGGCATGAACCGTTTGGAGAACGGCAAGCTGGCCGGGGACGTCGATTTTGCAAGCGTGCAGGAGGTTTCCGGTCCTATTACGCCGGTTCCTGGCGGGGTAGGTCCGATGACGATTACGATGCTGATGAAAAATACGCTGATCGCCGCCAAAAGGCTGAACGGTTTGACGGTTTGA
- a CDS encoding Asp23/Gls24 family envelope stress response protein translates to MSTLPTEFERTDIGEIQIAPEVIEVIAGLATVEVKGVAGMSGGFAGGIAELLGRKNLSKGVKVEVGQREAAVDVSVIVEYGNRIPEVASEVQRNVKRSIEQMTGLAVVEVNVHIHDVIFKTAEKVEETTDLNNRVK, encoded by the coding sequence ATGAGTACTTTGCCGACTGAATTTGAACGTACCGATATTGGAGAGATTCAAATTGCGCCGGAAGTCATCGAAGTCATTGCCGGTTTGGCAACGGTAGAGGTGAAAGGGGTAGCGGGAATGAGCGGCGGATTTGCCGGCGGCATTGCCGAACTGCTCGGACGCAAGAACTTATCCAAAGGCGTTAAAGTCGAAGTAGGCCAGCGTGAAGCGGCTGTCGACGTATCGGTCATCGTGGAATACGGGAACCGGATTCCTGAAGTGGCGAGTGAAGTTCAGCGCAACGTTAAACGCTCCATTGAGCAGATGACGGGTCTTGCCGTTGTGGAAGTGAACGTACATATTCATGACGTCATTTTCAAGACGGCTGAAAAAGTTGAAGAAACAACCGATTTAAACAACAGGGTTAAATAA
- a CDS encoding DUF2273 domain-containing protein produces MFWKELWASYRGRLLGVAAAVFLIIIYLISGFWNMMFCALILFVGYTAGKYKDLDQGSLIPWKEIRDWLFSKWRPFR; encoded by the coding sequence ATGTTTTGGAAAGAATTGTGGGCCAGCTATAGGGGACGCCTGCTGGGAGTTGCGGCTGCTGTATTTTTAATCATTATTTATTTAATATCCGGATTTTGGAACATGATGTTTTGTGCGCTGATCCTATTCGTCGGTTACACGGCCGGCAAATACAAGGATCTTGATCAAGGCTCTTTGATACCATGGAAGGAAATAAGGGACTGGCTGTTTAGCAAATGGCGTCCTTTCCGCTAA
- the accC gene encoding acetyl-CoA carboxylase biotin carboxylase subunit, translating to MKFHKILIANRGEIAVRIIRACREMNISTVAVYSEADKDSLHVRLADEAYCIGPTLSKDSYLNFTNIMSVATLTECDAIHPGYGFLSENADFAEICDSCNITFIGPSADAISRMGDKSVAKQTMKDAGVPVIPGSEGIIEDLDEAVMIARDIGYPVIIKATAGGGGKGIRLAEDEASLIQQITTAQQEAQKAFGNAGVYLEKYLTGMKHVEIQIMADSHGNAVYLGERDCSVQRRRQKLVEESPCPVLSPEKRAEMGEAAVRAALAVDYCGAGTLEFLLGPDGQFYFMEMNTRIQVEHPVTEMVTGVDLIKEMISVAEGNRLSFKQEDIVLNGWSIECRINAENPDRGFLPSPGKIQFYLAPGGPGVRVDSGAYPGYTISPHYDSMIAKLIVWAPTREEAIAKMKRALAEFAVEGIHTTIPFHQKLLDHPVFVRGDFDIKFLEEHEV from the coding sequence ATGAAATTTCACAAAATATTAATTGCCAACCGGGGCGAAATCGCGGTTCGGATTATCCGTGCCTGCCGGGAAATGAATATTTCCACGGTTGCCGTTTATTCCGAAGCGGATAAGGATTCGCTGCATGTTCGTCTTGCAGATGAAGCCTATTGCATCGGCCCGACTTTATCCAAAGACAGTTATTTGAATTTTACGAATATTATGAGTGTTGCTACGCTGACGGAATGTGATGCCATTCATCCGGGCTATGGATTTTTGTCTGAGAATGCCGACTTTGCTGAGATCTGCGACTCCTGCAACATCACTTTTATTGGACCTTCCGCTGACGCGATCAGCCGGATGGGCGACAAATCCGTTGCCAAGCAGACCATGAAGGATGCGGGCGTACCGGTCATTCCAGGCTCCGAAGGCATTATCGAAGATTTGGATGAAGCGGTCATGATTGCCAGAGATATTGGTTATCCTGTCATTATTAAGGCAACAGCGGGCGGCGGAGGCAAAGGCATCCGTCTGGCCGAGGATGAAGCTTCCCTGATTCAGCAAATTACAACGGCACAGCAGGAGGCCCAAAAGGCGTTCGGCAATGCCGGCGTGTACCTGGAGAAATATTTGACGGGCATGAAACACGTTGAAATTCAAATTATGGCCGACAGTCACGGCAATGCCGTTTATCTGGGCGAACGTGACTGCTCCGTGCAGCGCCGCCGCCAGAAGCTGGTGGAGGAATCCCCTTGTCCGGTGTTATCTCCGGAGAAGAGAGCCGAGATGGGCGAAGCCGCCGTTCGGGCTGCTCTTGCTGTGGATTACTGCGGTGCAGGCACGCTGGAATTTCTGCTCGGTCCCGACGGCCAATTCTATTTCATGGAAATGAATACGCGGATTCAGGTCGAGCATCCGGTAACGGAAATGGTCACCGGCGTGGATCTGATCAAAGAGATGATCTCCGTTGCCGAAGGCAACCGTCTGTCCTTCAAACAAGAGGATATCGTGTTAAACGGCTGGTCGATCGAATGCCGGATCAATGCGGAGAATCCTGACCGGGGTTTCCTGCCTTCGCCGGGCAAAATCCAGTTTTATCTGGCACCGGGCGGACCGGGAGTACGAGTGGACAGCGGAGCTTATCCGGGTTATACCATCTCTCCTCATTATGATTCGATGATTGCGAAGCTGATCGTCTGGGCGCCGACCCGCGAGGAAGCAATCGCCAAGATGAAACGCGCTCTGGCCGAATTTGCCGTGGAAGGTATTCATACCACCATTCCGTTCCATCAGAAATTGCTGGATCATCCGGTGTTTGTCCGTGGTGATTTCGATATTAAATTTCTGGAAGAACATGAGGTTTAA